The window CCAGAAAGGAGGGGTCGCGCTCGAGAACCTTCGCGAGCTCTGCGAGGGCCTTGGGATCGTTCCCCATCCTGTGGAGCGTGTGGGCCAGCGTGACGCGGGCCCTCAGGTGGGAGGGGTCGAGCCTGAGGGCTTCCCTCAGGTCGTCAAGAGCTTTATCATAGTCTTTTTTCAGGAAAAAGACGGTCCCCCTGTTGCTCAGTATTCCCGCGTGGCCCGGCGAGAGCCTGAGGGCCTCCGTGAGGTCGGCGACGGCCCTGTCGTATTCCTTCATGGCCGCGTGGAGAGAGCCCCGGTTGTTGAGGGCATCCTTGTGCATCGGGTCGAGGAAGAGGGCGCGGTCATAGTCCCTGAGGGCTTCCCGGAACTCTCCCTTATGCTGGTGCACCAATCCCCTCGTGGTAAAGGCGTCGGCGTTATAGGGGTTGTATTCCACAGCCCTGTCACAGTCCACCAGGGCGCTTTCCAGATCTCCTTTCTTCTGACGTGCGGCGCCCCGGTTCCCGTGTGCCTCGGAAAAGCGGGGGCTGTATGCTATGGCCTTGTCGTAGTAGGCGATGGCCTCATCTGTCTTTCCCGTCATGAAGAAGATGACGCCGCAGTTATTGTGTGCCGAGGCGTCATAGGGATTGACGGAGAGGACGGTAGTGCATTCCGCGAGAGCTGCGTCAAAGTCTTTTTGTTCTATATAGGCGAGGCAGCGGCCATAGTATGCATTAAGGTTCCTCGAGTCCTTCATTGACGTGTCGTTCCAGAGGGTGATGCTGTCCTTCCAGACGCCGCAGCGCTCCCATGTGAGGATACTGAGCGTGATGACCATGGCGGCGCCGAGAGCGAGTATCCCCCGCGCCGCGGGACTGTGCTCTCTGGAAAGCCCCTGGTGGATCCACAGCACCCCGAGGGCAATAATGAAGAAATACCCCAGGGAAGGCACGTAGAAATAGCGGTCGGCGGCGATGCCGGGCGGGATAGGGAGGATCTGGCTCACGGGGAGGATAGTGATGAGATAGAAGAGAAGGCCGAAGAGGACCTCCCTGGAGCGCCGGGCGAAGTAAAGGGCCAGGGCGAAGACCAGGGGCGCGATGACGCCTGTCGCCGTGAACTCCCATGGAAGTGAGCCCGCGGTTTTTGCCTCGACAGGGTGGCGATACACCGCTGAGAGATTGACCGGGAGGAGCATCTTGGAGAAATAGAAATAAAAGCCGTAGCCGGCGACAATGAGATTGTAACCGAGGGTCGGCGCAGGTCCCAGGTCCGTCTCGACGGCCTTTCCTATCTCGCCGATAGTCCTCAGGATCAGAAGCTCGCCGATGCAGAGCAGGATAAAAGGCAGCTTGTTCACCAGGAAGTCAGCCTTGAGCGCCCGCTCCTCGTACCAGTCAAGAAGGAGAAGCACCGCCGGGAGGGTGATTGCCATGGGCTTGGCCAAGAGCGAGAGCACAAAGAAGGCTAGCGTGAGGCCGTAAAAAAGAGGCTTTCTGTGTGTCCGCCAGTGAAGGTAAGCAATCATGGAGAGAAGATAGAAAAAAGCATAGAGCACGTCCTTGCGCTCGGTGATCCATGCCACGGACTCCACGTGGAGGGGGTGGATCCCGAAGAGGAGCGCCACGATGAAGGCCGCCCACTCATTCCTCGCGAGCAGCAGGAACAGCCAGAAGACCAGGGTCGTGTTGAGGCAGTGGAGCACGAGGTTGGTGAGATGGAAGGTGAAGGGGGAAGGCCCCGAAAAGTGATATTCCACGGCGAAGGAGAGGGTGGTGAGGGGGACGTAGAGGCTCTTCACCAGGATGTTGCTCCGGTAGAGCGAGGGGTCTGAGAAATTGAAGATTCCCTTCAGGTTCTCCCAGGAAAGCTCAAAGACCAGGGGGTTGTTCAGGATATACTCGTCGTCATCCCAGTTGGTGAAGCCGTTCTGAAGAGACGGGAAAAACGCTGTGAAGGTGACGGCGACGAGAAGAAAAACTAGCAGGGCCTGACGGCCGCCCTGCCGTGAATCTGAGCATTTCCTCTTCTCTTGCCGCCCCATGGGCTCACCTCTCCGGTCACTCTCTCCCCGATCTGCCGCAGGCGCTCCGCCGAAGGCCACGCCTTTCCGATTCCCCGCCCGGGTCTCTTACTCCTCTCCGTGCCCGGCAACAAGGCACAAAAAAGCCGGCCCCCTGAGAGACCGGCCTTAAGTCCATTAAAGTGTAAGTCGGGTTCCTTATTGACTCAGCATGGTGAGCGTGCACGTCCTGCTTGCATTCACCGGGTCGGCGTCCTGGGTGCAGGAGAGCTTATAGCTTATTTGCGTATCAGATGCTCTGTATTTGCCTCCGGTGGCAATGGTGACCGCCGTGGAGCCTGTGATGGTCTGGTATTCACTCCCTGCCCAAGTTCCGCCTCCCGTACCCGAGGGAATAGCCGACTTTATCTGAAGGGTGACCTCGGCCGGCATATCGGCGCTCAACTGCGCGGTAATCCTGCGGGTAGCAAGGTTGGTGGTAAAGCTGTATTTGACGTTTGTCAGATCCTCCACAGGATCGGGGTCTTCACCTGGTGTCACCGTGGTGATGGCGAGGGTCGCTGTGCCGGTGCTTGAGATCTCCTGGAATGACGCAATTGAGAAACTTACCGTGTGGGTCGCCTGGGTTGCCGCCATCGCCGACCCGCTCATCAGGCATATCATCGCGGCTATCGTGAGTATGAGTGCATATTTTTTCATCTTGAGTCTTTCCCTCCTTTGGGTTTTTTTCAATATCTCTTGCTTATCTATCCTTCAACTTCCTCTGGGGCTCTTGCACCTCCTTCGCACTTCTTTGAGGAATTTTTACCCTTTCACTGTCACTATTCCACCTTTCTCATTATAACTTATTTCTTTGTTCCGGTCAATACCATGAGGATATTTTCCATAGCTATTGCGAGGTGAGGGTGTAGGTCACGTTGGTCGTGCCGCTCGACACCTCACCTGCATCGACCGTGGCTGAGAGACGGTATGTGATGGTGAGACCCGATGCTCTTTTTCTGCCCCCGGTCGCCAGGTCAGCAGCCGATGTCGAGAGGCTCTGGTAGCCGGTGCTTGACCATGCGTTGGGTGCCCCGGCTGCCGCGAGGTTCACCTCGAGCGTGAGACCTGAAGGCATATTCGCCGAGAGCGCGCCCGTGATCTTCCTGGTGGTCTGGTTGGTGGTGAACGCGTAGGTGGTCGTGGCATCCTCAACAGGGTCAGGCTCGCTGCCGGCAGTGGCAGTGCTTATCGTCATCGCTCCGGGGCTCCCGCTCACCGCTATCTCATTGATCCCCGATACCGCGTAGGTCACCGTTGCGCTCGCATTGTCTGCCGCAAAGGCGGGCCCTGAAAATATGAGCGCGATTATCGCGACGGCGGCGGTCACCTTTATCATTTTTACCAGGTTCTTCATCATTTTATCCCCCTTTTCTGAGTATTTTTTACTCATTTTCCCTCTTCCTGATATAATTATACCTGAATTTTTCCCCGCAGTCAACAGGTATTCTGTACGTTTTTACCAAAATGTTAAAATTTCATCCTTCAGTATGAGATGCGGAGAAAATATCTCCACTTGAGTATGATGATTTGATTAATTTCTCCCCACTCCTGTCTGCCGGTTCGATTTCTCCTCTCTTCCCGGGCATGGCCGGTTGTGATAATTCGCCCTGACGCATCGCTCATCCTCCTGCCACAGTTTCCCCGTTCAAGCCCTCAATATCCCCTATTTTTATACCGCTTCAACATACTTTTCATTCCTTAATATGATAAAAATATCTCACTCGGGATTTTGCCCTTTTTTCCCCACCCACAGATCCTATGCAGAGATTTTTTAACCGGCCGCCTTTTGCATGAGTGAAACCCAAAAAATCGTCAATAGCGCTATTGCAATAGGCACAAACAATGTCGCACCGCTAAAATGCGCGTAAAATTTTCTCAAAATTTCCCCTGGAGGCATGACCGGGGTGGCAGATTTTCATGCTCCATGGATACCCCGCCCGGCACTTCTGGAAACTAAAAAGGCCGCCCAATGAAAGTTGGCCTTTTTTGCCCCGCCAGTTGGCGATTTGCCGGTCACACGCTCCGCATTCATGGCGTAACGCTCATCACCACAGGTGAAAAGATTATATAATCAAGCACAGGATGAAATAAATGGGACTTATCAAGGGATCTGTGGAGTAAAATCTCGAGCTTCAGCCCTTTGCTTCAGCTTCGGCATATATCTTCACGCTGTCCTGGCCGAAGTCGGCTCTTCAAAGACTTCTATTAACTCTGCAGGCTCGCCAAGGAAGAAAGGCAGGAAACGCTGCCCGTGCTGCAGGTTATTCTATCCCGAGCCTGTCCAGCTCTGCGTCGGAGAGGGCCGTGGCCTTTTTGATGGTTTCCCTTTCGAAACCTTGGCTCCTGAGGCGGGCGGCCACTTCTGCTTTGCCCTCTGCTTTGCCCTCTTCACGGGCAAGAGTAAGCTTCGTGGCCTCTATCAGCTCCGCTTTCTCACGAAAGTGAATCATATTCTGCACCCTGCGGTCGGCAAGCGACTTCCTATACTCGTTCACTGCCATTTCCATCCCCTCCTCATCCTTCAGCACTGCAGGAACTTCCACCTCAATAGTAGCATATTTCACGCTGAATTTCAAAAAATGGGGACTGCTGAACCTGCTGTGAACCCTCTCAAAGCCGGGAAAGAGGACATAACTCACAATAGATATTGCTATTGTCTTCTTTAGCAGCGTGAAGTCGTCGCCGCGGCCAAGCTGGCC of the Candidatus Eremiobacterota bacterium genome contains:
- a CDS encoding tetratricopeptide repeat protein, whose amino-acid sequence is MGRQEKRKCSDSRQGGRQALLVFLLVAVTFTAFFPSLQNGFTNWDDDEYILNNPLVFELSWENLKGIFNFSDPSLYRSNILVKSLYVPLTTLSFAVEYHFSGPSPFTFHLTNLVLHCLNTTLVFWLFLLLARNEWAAFIVALLFGIHPLHVESVAWITERKDVLYAFFYLLSMIAYLHWRTHRKPLFYGLTLAFFVLSLLAKPMAITLPAVLLLLDWYEERALKADFLVNKLPFILLCIGELLILRTIGEIGKAVETDLGPAPTLGYNLIVAGYGFYFYFSKMLLPVNLSAVYRHPVEAKTAGSLPWEFTATGVIAPLVFALALYFARRSREVLFGLLFYLITILPVSQILPIPPGIAADRYFYVPSLGYFFIIALGVLWIHQGLSREHSPAARGILALGAAMVITLSILTWERCGVWKDSITLWNDTSMKDSRNLNAYYGRCLAYIEQKDFDAALAECTTVLSVNPYDASAHNNCGVIFFMTGKTDEAIAYYDKAIAYSPRFSEAHGNRGAARQKKGDLESALVDCDRAVEYNPYNADAFTTRGLVHQHKGEFREALRDYDRALFLDPMHKDALNNRGSLHAAMKEYDRAVADLTEALRLSPGHAGILSNRGTVFFLKKDYDKALDDLREALRLDPSHLRARVTLAHTLHRMGNDPKALAELAKVLERDPSFLDAYRVRMEIHRDRNEPEAVRLDALELEKRGGAARE
- a CDS encoding Rpn family recombination-promoting nuclease/putative transposase, which codes for MIILRNRRERCPVKVVPLTNDILFKSVFGRDTNTCILRAFLNSVLGFSGEDRIEKVAILNPFRYGEKLEDRLGILDIAAKDSWGRRYHIEMQVGDEKMFIPRVSFYHARLHGGQLGRGDDFTLLKKTIAISIVSYVLFPGFERVHSRFSSPHFLKFSVKYATIEVEVPAVLKDEEGMEMAVNEYRKSLADRRVQNMIHFREKAELIEATKLTLAREEGKAEGKAEVAARLRSQGFERETIKKATALSDAELDRLGIE